Proteins encoded by one window of Polaribacter haliotis:
- a CDS encoding polysaccharide lyase family 7 protein, giving the protein MKKLLFIAMLFLSIISCKKNAKVTSEEKNSTEKTIKYPSDVIPFMEEWKILLGDGTKSEDLVGFQKQDFFYVKNDKKTDWVVYKTPNSGITSRTSSNTRTELGQKEHWIPEVGGKLTGTLKVQHVSTTGDATAASSFSVVIGQIHSDEGHENEPLKIYFKKFPGHTKGSVFWNYEINPKGDNIGRFDYSTAVWGHDFSVVGDSANTYPKEPENGVALGEEFSYEVNVYKGIMYLTFKSENHKTIKFTKSLIESEFATRKDIPEQVLKVYANREKGGGVEREIAYAGEINYFKQGAYNQANAKSTKSEVYGGDIAKQYANGSYAEVWFKEATVSAGTPPNID; this is encoded by the coding sequence ATGAAAAAATTATTATTTATTGCAATGCTGTTTTTATCAATAATAAGTTGTAAAAAAAACGCTAAAGTTACTTCAGAAGAAAAAAATAGTACTGAAAAAACGATAAAATATCCAAGTGATGTTATTCCATTTATGGAAGAATGGAAAATACTTTTAGGAGATGGAACAAAGTCAGAAGATTTAGTTGGTTTTCAAAAACAAGATTTTTTTTACGTTAAAAATGACAAAAAAACAGATTGGGTAGTTTATAAAACACCAAATTCTGGAATTACGTCAAGAACATCAAGCAATACAAGAACAGAATTAGGGCAAAAAGAACACTGGATTCCAGAAGTTGGTGGCAAATTAACTGGAACTTTAAAAGTTCAGCATGTTTCTACAACTGGAGATGCAACAGCTGCATCCTCTTTTTCGGTTGTAATTGGACAAATTCATAGTGATGAAGGTCATGAAAATGAACCTTTAAAAATCTACTTTAAAAAATTTCCAGGACATACAAAAGGTTCAGTTTTTTGGAATTATGAAATCAACCCAAAAGGAGATAATATTGGAAGATTTGATTATTCTACTGCAGTTTGGGGACATGATTTTTCTGTAGTTGGAGATTCAGCAAATACATATCCAAAAGAACCAGAAAATGGTGTTGCTTTAGGTGAAGAATTTAGTTACGAAGTAAATGTTTACAAAGGGATTATGTATTTGACGTTTAAAAGCGAAAACCATAAAACGATAAAGTTTACAAAAAGTTTAATAGAATCAGAATTTGCAACAAGAAAAGATATCCCAGAGCAAGTTTTAAAAGTATATGCAAATAGAGAAAAAGGTGGTGGTGTTGAACGCGAAATAGCATATGCTGGCGAAATTAATTATTTTAAACAAGGTGCATATAACCAAGCAAACGCAAAGAGCACAAAATCTGAAGTTTATGGAGGAGATATCGCAAAACAATATGCAAACGGAAGTTATGCAGAAGTTTGGTTCAAAGAAGCTACAGTAAGTGCAGGAACTCCGCCAAATATTGATTAA
- a CDS encoding chondroitinase-B domain-containing protein, whose translation MNKYIFYLLFFFSVPAFAQTTHNITNPNQLGGLTLNAGDTVILADGVYASDERIKFSPTTGTAAMPITFRAETPGGVKFTGGLQMSIGGDYVIVDGFYWQGGYGASNFIEFRDGSNYANYSKIQNCVINGLEISPDDKADDGTTSITKHRWIVLYGTYNTVINCSFMNKESAGALILVELEYNASPDDDATNTRCNIVGHTITKNYFYKYAKIDASLSNSGDSETIRVGTSEYQNVNSNTTVSNNYFVEANGENEIITNKSKNNKYINNTFRRSRGSLVLRHGSNATVDGNYFLGENVDGTGGIRITDSDHTITNNYIQDCITVNSQAKWNNGITFIGGGDNAAVDCNSTSASNGYQKSNNITISNNSIVNTNAPLFYNTDKGSTDPTGSVSNNLIYFTSGNSNLTNVITGDTASSYSNLGKTLSYSGNVFTGTVLGETNTGFTEETGIAATSNGEIFTFSGAGSSGKGADLGTYNPTTDTMVGYGIGACFLNNLGTKITNGDCTIVVPESLTVGTLQTLAPTAGSYNVSVNANVGWTAVSNDTWISIDTNAANGDATVSVTVLENATTDVRTGTITFTQNAGGDDIVRTLTIIQDGKSLTDLYNLINTGITSDPVTIHSFSKEEVGGGKTNAATNTLDKDNGTVWAADDGAVLSGDYKGDGEYIIYDLGSNYNLNLVQFTTTNKSDSFGFQVWVSTTGTNASDFSKIIPSTGDLILSATNSTDFNQYEISAGINARYVKLIGYGRFNTIGDTRKSVWSAVGEIEFYTASSLSVNQISQKNKLTLYPIPVNNFLYIENSSKSLREIKIYSLDGKKIMERKIINTKDARGIDVSALVNGVYIVRFYDDFNLFSKKIMIAH comes from the coding sequence ATGAACAAATATATTTTTTACTTGCTATTCTTTTTTTCAGTTCCTGCTTTTGCACAAACAACCCATAATATTACAAATCCAAACCAACTTGGAGGTTTAACATTAAATGCTGGAGATACAGTTATTTTAGCTGATGGAGTTTATGCATCAGATGAAAGAATAAAATTTTCTCCAACAACAGGTACAGCAGCAATGCCAATAACTTTTAGAGCTGAAACGCCTGGTGGAGTTAAATTTACAGGAGGTTTACAAATGAGTATTGGTGGAGATTATGTTATTGTAGATGGTTTTTATTGGCAAGGTGGTTATGGAGCAAGTAATTTTATTGAATTTAGAGATGGCAGTAATTATGCTAATTATAGTAAAATTCAGAATTGTGTAATTAATGGTTTAGAAATAAGTCCAGATGATAAAGCTGATGATGGAACAACTTCAATAACAAAACATAGATGGATTGTTTTGTACGGAACTTACAATACTGTTATAAATTGTTCTTTTATGAACAAAGAAAGTGCAGGAGCTTTAATTTTAGTTGAACTTGAATATAATGCATCTCCAGATGATGATGCAACAAACACACGTTGTAATATAGTAGGACATACAATTACAAAAAATTATTTTTATAAATATGCAAAAATCGATGCTTCCTTAAGTAATTCTGGTGATAGTGAAACTATTCGTGTTGGAACTAGTGAATATCAAAACGTAAATAGCAATACAACTGTAAGCAATAATTATTTTGTTGAAGCAAATGGTGAAAATGAAATAATCACCAATAAAAGTAAAAACAATAAGTACATTAATAATACATTTAGAAGGAGTCGAGGTTCTTTGGTTTTACGTCATGGATCTAATGCAACTGTAGATGGTAATTATTTTTTAGGTGAAAATGTTGATGGAACTGGAGGAATTAGAATTACAGATAGCGATCATACAATTACTAATAATTACATTCAAGATTGTATTACAGTAAATAGCCAAGCAAAATGGAATAATGGAATTACCTTTATTGGAGGTGGAGATAATGCTGCAGTAGATTGTAATTCTACAAGTGCTTCAAATGGCTATCAAAAATCTAATAACATAACAATTTCTAATAACTCAATTGTAAATACAAATGCGCCTTTATTTTACAATACAGACAAAGGATCTACAGATCCAACAGGTTCTGTTTCAAATAATTTAATATATTTTACTTCTGGAAACTCAAATTTAACAAACGTAATCACTGGAGACACTGCCAGCTCTTATTCTAATTTAGGTAAAACATTAAGTTATTCTGGAAACGTATTTACAGGAACTGTATTAGGAGAAACAAATACAGGTTTTACAGAAGAAACAGGAATAGCAGCTACTTCTAATGGCGAAATCTTTACTTTTTCAGGTGCTGGTTCTTCAGGAAAAGGTGCAGATTTAGGAACTTATAATCCAACAACAGATACTATGGTTGGTTATGGAATTGGAGCTTGCTTTTTAAACAATTTAGGAACTAAAATTACAAATGGAGATTGTACTATTGTTGTACCAGAATCTTTAACAGTTGGAACTTTGCAAACACTTGCACCAACAGCAGGTAGTTACAATGTATCAGTGAATGCAAATGTTGGTTGGACAGCAGTTTCAAACGATACTTGGATTTCTATTGATACAAATGCTGCAAATGGAGATGCAACAGTTTCTGTAACAGTTTTAGAAAATGCGACTACAGATGTTAGAACTGGTACAATAACATTTACACAAAATGCTGGAGGAGATGATATTGTAAGAACACTTACGATTATTCAAGATGGTAAAAGTTTAACAGATTTATATAATCTAATAAATACAGGAATTACAAGTGATCCAGTAACAATACATTCCTTTTCTAAAGAAGAAGTTGGTGGAGGGAAAACAAATGCTGCAACAAACACTTTAGATAAAGATAATGGTACAGTTTGGGCTGCAGATGATGGTGCTGTATTATCAGGAGATTACAAAGGAGATGGAGAATATATTATTTACGATTTAGGGAGTAATTATAACCTTAATTTAGTACAGTTTACAACTACAAACAAATCAGATTCTTTTGGTTTTCAAGTTTGGGTTTCAACAACAGGAACGAATGCTTCAGATTTTTCAAAAATAATTCCTTCTACAGGAGATTTAATTTTATCAGCAACAAATTCTACAGATTTTAATCAATATGAAATAAGTGCAGGAATCAATGCAAGGTATGTAAAGTTAATAGGTTATGGTAGATTTAATACTATAGGAGACACACGAAAAAGTGTCTGGAGTGCTGTTGGAGAAATAGAATTTTATACTGCTTCAAGCTTATCTGTTAACCAAATAAGTCAGAAAAATAAGTTAACTTTATATCCAATTCCAGTGAATAATTTCTTGTATATCGAAAATTCTAGTAAATCTCTAAGAGAAATTAAAATTTATAGTTTGGATGGTAAAAAAATTATGGAAAGAAAAATAATAAACACTAAAGATGCAAGAGGTATAGATGTTTCTGCTTTAGTCAATGGGGTTTATATTGTTCGTTTTTATGATGATTTTAATTTATTCTCAAAAAAAATTATGATTGCACATTAA
- a CDS encoding T9SS type A sorting domain-containing protein, which yields MKKTLLSKKNPNKLFTLLVFCCCFNFGWSQQVIGEFPIMDGGLENQTAGNMKSQGSSAKGTASTTWSISSTGGTTNEKILDTPVDARTGNFSAQAQLNNDKDNARLQTPSTVSPNALSVSTSYTIQFFYKSPTALDDGDLKPGIYLNNTSSGKTKDKTDASTFAANTWTKAHGKVTTGGDFDASNWAVARIGGVKGVDKPLISFDDFVVYAGDYDDTAPDIATGGSYVNNGGTGTISWLAPAGGVDGGGYVVVKYTTDPNADNDPNQNGIYNVGNTTTNGTGSLTGTVVYIGTDTSFMETHVAGTFYKIYTVDKAFNYSDELKVSSSTTASVDEVFASKVSVYPNPAKDFVTISSPLEINKLEVYNLLGKRVISSSKLINNNLDISTLAKGIYMMKLTSGESVASKKLIKR from the coding sequence ATGAAAAAAACATTACTTTCAAAAAAAAATCCTAACAAACTATTTACACTTTTGGTGTTTTGTTGCTGTTTTAATTTTGGTTGGAGTCAGCAAGTAATTGGAGAGTTTCCAATAATGGATGGTGGTTTAGAAAATCAAACAGCTGGTAATATGAAGAGTCAAGGTTCTTCAGCAAAAGGAACAGCTTCCACTACATGGTCTATTTCAAGTACTGGAGGAACAACAAACGAGAAAATTTTAGACACTCCTGTAGATGCTAGAACTGGTAATTTTTCTGCACAAGCACAATTGAATAACGATAAAGATAATGCCCGTCTTCAAACGCCTTCAACAGTATCGCCAAATGCACTTTCTGTTTCTACTTCATATACAATTCAGTTTTTTTATAAATCTCCAACTGCTCTTGACGATGGAGATTTAAAGCCAGGTATTTATTTAAATAATACTTCAAGTGGTAAGACAAAAGATAAAACAGATGCAAGTACTTTTGCAGCTAATACATGGACAAAAGCACATGGAAAAGTTACAACTGGTGGCGATTTTGATGCTTCTAACTGGGCAGTTGCAAGAATTGGAGGAGTTAAAGGAGTTGACAAACCATTAATTAGTTTTGATGATTTTGTGGTTTATGCTGGAGATTATGATGATACTGCACCAGATATAGCAACTGGAGGAAGTTATGTAAATAACGGAGGTACAGGAACTATAAGTTGGTTAGCACCAGCTGGAGGAGTTGATGGAGGTGGTTATGTAGTAGTTAAATATACAACAGACCCAAATGCAGACAATGATCCAAACCAAAATGGTATTTATAATGTTGGAAATACAACAACAAATGGTACAGGAAGTTTAACAGGAACTGTTGTTTATATTGGCACTGATACTTCATTTATGGAGACACATGTTGCTGGAACATTTTATAAAATTTATACGGTTGATAAAGCGTTTAATTATTCTGATGAATTAAAGGTTTCTTCTAGTACAACAGCTTCTGTAGATGAGGTTTTTGCTTCTAAAGTTTCAGTATATCCAAATCCTGCAAAAGATTTCGTGACTATTTCTTCACCTTTAGAGATTAATAAACTTGAAGTTTATAATTTATTGGGAAAAAGAGTAATTAGTTCATCAAAATTAATCAACAATAATTTAGATATTTCTACTTTAGCAAAAGGAATTTACATGATGAAACTTACGAGTGGAGAATCTGTAGCTTCTAAAAAATTGATTAAGAGGTAG
- a CDS encoding alginate lyase family protein produces the protein MKSFQTLLLVLTVFYSCNEKKESTDSVDDNQHPKLILTKKGVDKIRASLGSVPIFDKTLEKVKKEVDAEIADGIKMPIPKDYSGGYSHDQHKRNMVVLQKAGVLYQILDDEKYAKYVKDMLMQYEAMYKTLPVHPKTRSYARGKLFWQCLNDSNWLVYVSQAYDCVYNYLSEEERNKLETNLFKPFADFISIGNPQFYQRVHNHSTWGNAAVGMIGLVMDDQELIDRALYGIKDLKLNTTEKDDDGGFLNKDGKAGFLANIEEPFSPDGYYNEGPYYQRYAMYPFLIFAEGLHNVKPELKIFEYKEGVLLKSINALLNLSDADGDFFPLNDGQKGMSYYTSALVTAVDISYHFGTQDSGLLSIASAQDRVLLDDSGLSVALGIKNGKATSFNKKSINLSDGPKGEQGGVAILRNEDIELVFKYAAQGSSHGHYDKLSYSLYEKGEEILQDYGLARFVNIEQKGGGNYLKENKTWAKQTIAHNTVTQNETSHFNAKYEIGSQHHSVLNYFSSENENVQVASAKEANAYPGTEMLRTMAIIKDEDLEKPYMLDIMKVTSNEANQYDFPYYFLGQVLNTNFKYDTPKTLNTLGTKNGYQHLYVEGTAKASSENSKLSWLNKGKFYTLTTLTNNNDELLFTRIGANDPEFNLRREAAFMLRRKNAKNTLFVSTIEAHGGYSPVTESAVNSNSSIKELQLVLDTEDYTAIQITSEKGNIKLFITANTNASKEAKHTIKINDKNYEWSGSYYFE, from the coding sequence ATGAAGAGTTTTCAAACACTTTTATTGGTATTAACAGTCTTTTATTCTTGTAATGAGAAAAAAGAATCAACAGATTCTGTTGATGATAATCAGCATCCAAAACTTATTTTAACCAAAAAAGGTGTTGATAAAATTCGAGCTTCTCTTGGTTCAGTTCCAATTTTTGATAAAACTTTAGAAAAGGTAAAAAAAGAAGTAGATGCCGAAATTGCTGATGGCATTAAAATGCCGATCCCAAAAGATTATTCTGGTGGCTACTCTCACGATCAGCACAAACGAAACATGGTGGTTTTGCAAAAAGCGGGTGTTTTATATCAAATTTTAGATGACGAAAAATATGCTAAATATGTAAAAGACATGCTCATGCAATATGAAGCGATGTACAAAACATTACCAGTGCATCCAAAAACAAGATCGTATGCAAGAGGTAAATTATTTTGGCAATGTTTAAACGATTCTAATTGGTTAGTTTATGTAAGTCAGGCTTACGATTGTGTGTATAATTATCTATCTGAAGAAGAACGCAACAAGTTAGAAACGAATTTATTCAAACCATTTGCAGATTTTATTTCAATTGGTAATCCTCAATTTTACCAAAGAGTTCACAACCATAGTACCTGGGGAAATGCTGCAGTTGGTATGATCGGTTTGGTAATGGACGACCAAGAATTAATTGATCGTGCTTTGTACGGAATTAAAGATTTAAAATTAAATACAACAGAAAAAGATGATGATGGAGGTTTTTTAAATAAAGATGGTAAAGCTGGTTTTTTGGCAAATATAGAAGAGCCATTTTCTCCTGATGGTTATTATAATGAAGGGCCTTATTACCAACGTTATGCAATGTATCCTTTTTTAATTTTTGCTGAAGGGTTACATAATGTAAAACCAGAATTAAAAATATTTGAATACAAAGAAGGAGTTTTACTAAAGTCAATAAATGCATTATTAAATTTATCAGATGCAGATGGCGATTTTTTTCCATTGAACGATGGTCAAAAAGGAATGTCTTATTATACGAGTGCTTTAGTTACAGCAGTAGATATTTCGTATCATTTTGGAACCCAAGATTCAGGTTTATTATCTATAGCATCAGCACAAGATCGTGTATTATTAGACGATTCTGGTTTGTCAGTTGCATTGGGTATTAAAAATGGTAAAGCAACATCTTTCAATAAAAAATCGATTAACCTTTCTGATGGTCCAAAAGGCGAACAAGGTGGAGTTGCTATATTAAGAAATGAAGATATTGAGTTGGTATTTAAATATGCTGCACAAGGATCTAGTCATGGTCATTATGATAAGTTGTCATATTCTTTATATGAAAAAGGAGAAGAAATTCTTCAAGATTATGGTTTGGCAAGATTTGTAAATATCGAGCAAAAAGGTGGTGGAAATTACCTAAAAGAAAATAAAACTTGGGCAAAGCAAACCATTGCACATAATACAGTTACACAAAATGAAACTTCCCATTTTAATGCGAAGTATGAAATAGGAAGTCAGCATCATTCAGTGTTAAATTATTTTTCTTCAGAAAATGAAAACGTGCAAGTAGCAAGTGCAAAAGAAGCAAATGCATATCCTGGAACAGAGATGCTTCGAACGATGGCAATAATAAAAGATGAAGATTTAGAAAAACCATATATGTTAGATATTATGAAGGTTACTTCTAATGAAGCAAATCAATATGATTTTCCATACTACTTTTTAGGGCAAGTATTAAATACAAACTTTAAATATGATACTCCTAAAACTTTAAATACTTTAGGAACCAAAAACGGGTATCAGCATTTGTATGTAGAAGGAACAGCAAAAGCTTCTAGCGAGAATAGTAAACTATCTTGGTTAAATAAAGGGAAGTTTTACACTTTAACAACTTTAACGAATAACAATGATGAATTGCTATTTACTAGAATTGGAGCAAACGATCCAGAATTTAATTTAAGACGTGAAGCCGCTTTTATGTTGAGAAGAAAAAATGCTAAAAATACACTTTTTGTTTCTACAATTGAAGCACATGGAGGTTATAGTCCTGTTACTGAATCCGCAGTAAATTCAAACAGTAGTATTAAGGAATTACAATTGGTTTTAGACACAGAAGATTATACTGCAATACAAATAACGAGCGAAAAAGGAAATATAAAACTTTTTATAACTGCAAATACAAATGCTTCCAAAGAAGCAAAACATACAATAAAAATTAACGATAAGAATTACGAATGGTCAGGTTCTTATTATTTCGAATAA
- a CDS encoding cupin domain-containing protein, with translation MKRFSEKYISAKDMDWEELGGGVSRKFLGYDNQIMMVSVKFDKGALGSPHQHFHTQATYCVSGKFEFEIDGVKKIVEAGDGVYIEPNLLHSAICLEEGQLIDTFSPVREDFLSGDGVSYFGDKE, from the coding sequence ATGAAACGATTTAGCGAAAAATATATCAGTGCAAAAGACATGGATTGGGAAGAACTTGGTGGAGGGGTCTCAAGAAAGTTTTTGGGTTATGATAATCAAATTATGATGGTAAGTGTAAAGTTTGACAAAGGAGCTTTAGGTTCTCCACATCAACATTTTCATACGCAAGCAACTTATTGTGTATCAGGAAAATTTGAATTTGAAATTGATGGAGTAAAGAAAATTGTAGAAGCAGGAGATGGCGTTTATATAGAACCTAATTTACTGCACAGTGCAATTTGTTTAGAAGAAGGACAATTAATTGACACATTTAGCCCTGTAAGAGAAGATTTCTTAAGTGGAGATGGAGTCTCTTATTTTGGAGATAAAGAGTAA
- a CDS encoding SusC/RagA family TonB-linked outer membrane protein gives MNLKFKSVFIAMMLFCIAGFAQEVTLKGTVTSSADGEPILGANIVVVGTNKGTSTDFDGKFQIRVKQGEILKVSYLGYTTQSIPYVNQKRFNIVLKEDSAVLDEIVIVGYGTQKKSHLTGAISKVKNESLDQIAVARVDEALVGQVSGVNVQATEGEAGSAPTIRIRGTGSISGSSSPAIVVDGLVVDEDFLGNLDMNEVASFEILKDAASAAIYGSRGANGVILITTKSGKEGETKFSYNTFTGFKEARQSDAYYFSIAETAKKEMAATGTISDRTKYKQLIGVDRDWQDAIFNGGIIESHSFSARGGSASTKFSIALNYLHDEGVLLTDDYKKYSMRIKMDTKLNDKFSFGANLSPSYTDRRRFDGSTHDILRQTPWLPIYHDANTIKFVNTFKYPNVKVGDYAVQRHFDDFDLNTMQPVPSGGTDISNTSNTNPAAKVLERDRNDYKFKLFGSFYGKYKIAKGFNFKASVLGDFQNTARDRWQGVLASRNGAAAAQLDISSETRIHLVTDNLFSYDKEFGKHEISAIAGFSAERYHTTFESSRGTGYDTDLIRTISGATLVADAQSYKFERRLLSYLSRVNYAYDDKYLVSLSYRRDGHSAFGPNFKYGDFPAVSLGWTASKEDFLSDSEVLNFLKFRFSYGVTGNPTIDTGDDIIDSYPYLSLIQSSTAVVDNNVVGGFAPINIANANLQWERSVEFNPAIDFGFFNNRISGSIDYYQRTSDKLLLFNPVSATTGFTEAISNLGKVRNSGIELEIRTKNISKPNFRWGTTFIASRNKNELLDFADSNGQVQNVDTKRAAEWINSVGNPISSFYGWVVDRDIPLEFISNPYHPVGAEAQDVYVKDLNGDGVIDDDDKTILGNPYPDLVWSVSNEFKIGNFDTSFMFQGSHGAEVRNMGDQYLFNQFGSAQDFISTTPNQQFIKEKIFTNDIIQNASYVALRTVNLGYTLPTDVASKLKLTKLRVFATGQNLMYLTASDYTGFNPESINNTTATTYGYQRAGSPINRTISVGLNIEF, from the coding sequence ATGAATTTAAAATTCAAATCAGTTTTTATTGCGATGATGCTTTTCTGTATTGCAGGATTTGCTCAGGAAGTCACGCTAAAAGGAACTGTAACATCAAGTGCTGATGGAGAACCAATTCTTGGAGCCAACATTGTAGTTGTTGGAACCAACAAAGGAACAAGTACAGATTTTGATGGTAAATTTCAAATCCGAGTAAAACAAGGAGAAATTTTAAAAGTTTCTTATTTGGGCTACACTACGCAATCGATTCCGTACGTAAATCAAAAAAGATTTAATATCGTTTTAAAAGAAGATTCTGCAGTATTAGATGAAATTGTAATTGTAGGTTATGGAACCCAAAAGAAAAGTCATTTAACAGGAGCAATTTCTAAAGTGAAAAACGAATCGTTAGATCAAATTGCAGTTGCTAGGGTAGATGAAGCTTTAGTAGGGCAGGTTTCTGGTGTTAATGTTCAGGCAACTGAAGGTGAAGCTGGTTCTGCACCAACGATTAGAATTAGGGGTACAGGATCTATTTCTGGTAGTTCTTCTCCAGCAATTGTTGTGGATGGATTAGTTGTAGACGAAGATTTTTTAGGAAACTTAGATATGAACGAAGTAGCATCTTTTGAAATTTTAAAAGATGCAGCATCAGCTGCAATATATGGTTCTAGAGGTGCAAATGGTGTAATTTTAATTACAACGAAAAGCGGTAAAGAAGGTGAAACTAAATTTAGTTATAACACATTTACTGGATTTAAAGAAGCAAGACAAAGTGATGCTTATTACTTTTCAATAGCAGAAACTGCTAAAAAAGAAATGGCTGCAACTGGAACAATATCAGACAGAACAAAATACAAACAATTAATTGGTGTAGATAGAGATTGGCAAGATGCTATTTTTAATGGAGGTATTATAGAGAGTCACTCTTTTTCTGCAAGAGGTGGAAGTGCTAGTACAAAATTTAGTATTGCTTTAAACTATTTGCATGACGAAGGTGTTTTGTTAACAGACGATTACAAAAAATATTCTATGAGAATTAAGATGGACACAAAATTGAATGATAAATTCTCTTTTGGTGCAAACCTTTCTCCTTCTTATACAGATAGAAGACGTTTTGATGGATCTACTCACGATATTTTAAGACAAACTCCATGGTTGCCAATTTATCATGATGCAAATACAATTAAATTTGTAAATACCTTTAAATATCCAAATGTAAAAGTTGGAGACTATGCTGTGCAACGTCATTTCGATGATTTCGATTTAAACACAATGCAACCAGTACCTTCTGGAGGAACAGATATTAGTAATACTTCTAATACAAACCCAGCAGCAAAAGTTTTAGAAAGAGATAGAAATGACTATAAATTTAAGTTATTTGGAAGTTTCTATGGAAAATATAAAATTGCAAAAGGTTTCAACTTTAAAGCAAGTGTTTTAGGAGATTTTCAGAACACTGCAAGAGATAGATGGCAAGGAGTTTTAGCAAGTAGAAATGGAGCAGCTGCAGCACAATTAGATATTTCTTCTGAAACAAGAATACATTTAGTAACAGATAACTTATTTTCTTATGATAAAGAGTTTGGAAAGCATGAAATAAGTGCAATTGCAGGTTTTTCTGCAGAAAGATATCATACAACTTTCGAAAGTTCTAGAGGTACAGGTTACGATACCGATTTAATTAGAACAATTTCTGGGGCAACACTTGTTGCAGATGCACAGTCTTACAAATTCGAAAGAAGATTATTATCTTATTTATCAAGAGTAAATTATGCGTATGATGATAAGTATTTGGTTTCATTAAGTTATAGAAGAGATGGTCATTCAGCTTTTGGACCAAACTTTAAATATGGAGATTTCCCAGCGGTTTCATTAGGTTGGACAGCTTCTAAGGAAGATTTTTTAAGCGATAGTGAGGTTTTAAACTTCTTAAAGTTTAGATTTAGTTATGGTGTTACAGGTAACCCAACAATAGATACTGGAGACGATATTATAGACAGTTATCCATATTTATCTCTAATTCAGTCTTCTACTGCAGTTGTAGATAATAATGTAGTAGGTGGTTTTGCTCCAATTAACATAGCAAACGCTAATTTACAATGGGAAAGATCTGTAGAATTTAACCCAGCAATCGATTTTGGATTCTTTAATAATAGAATTTCTGGTTCTATAGATTATTATCAAAGAACAAGTGATAAACTATTATTATTCAATCCTGTGTCTGCAACAACTGGTTTTACAGAGGCAATATCTAACTTAGGTAAAGTTAGAAACAGTGGTATAGAATTAGAAATTAGAACAAAAAACATCTCTAAGCCAAATTTTAGATGGGGTACAACATTTATTGCATCTAGAAACAAAAATGAATTGCTAGATTTTGCAGATTCTAATGGACAAGTTCAAAATGTAGATACAAAAAGAGCTGCTGAATGGATTAATTCAGTAGGAAACCCAATTTCATCTTTCTATGGATGGGTAGTAGATAGAGATATTCCTTTAGAATTTATAAGTAATCCTTATCACCCAGTAGGAGCAGAAGCACAAGATGTGTATGTAAAAGATTTAAATGGAGATGGTGTTATAGACGATGATGATAAAACAATCTTAGGAAATCCTTATCCAGATTTAGTTTGGAGTGTTTCAAATGAATTTAAAATAGGTAATTTCGATACAAGTTTTATGTTTCAAGGAAGTCATGGAGCAGAAGTAAGAAACATGGGAGACCAGTATTTATTTAATCAGTTTGGTTCTGCGCAAGATTTTATATCAACTACTCCAAATCAGCAATTTATAAAAGAGAAGATATTTACGAATGATATCATTCAAAATGCATCTTATGTTGCTTTAAGAACTGTAAATTTAGGATACACTTTACCAACCGATGTTGCATCAAAATTAAAGTTAACCAAATTAAGAGTATTTGCTACAGGACAAAATTTAATGTATTTAACAGCTAGCGATTATACTGGTTTTAATCCAGAATCTATAAATAATACAACAGCAACAACTTATGGATACCAAAGAGCAGGTTCTCCTATTAATAGAACAATTTCTGTAGGTTTAAACATAGAATTTTAA